In the Bordetella genomosp. 10 genome, one interval contains:
- a CDS encoding VOC family protein, whose product MSLPSVTGLDHYIIRVNDLDAATALYEKLGFSLAPQGRHHAGTRNQTLILDANYLELLYFPPELRATSRFKRYPDSYEGPVAVALQTTDSAAVQRELATVGIQADAPVAGGRPVHLPQGAEDAAWLNLNFPDGVFGVPDYFTCGHKTRHLVFRPEWQDHANTARRIEALIAVHPDPASLREQYRKAFGDISIGRAGEDGWLLQRGTLRLQFLTPAAFSARYAGIQPPAVPDQGWLAGSVIGVRDIEATRQVLARNGVSTHAGANGEIVVDPAHAAGTLQVFAQEAWS is encoded by the coding sequence ATGTCACTGCCTTCCGTGACCGGGCTCGACCATTACATCATCCGCGTCAACGACCTGGACGCCGCCACCGCGCTTTACGAAAAACTCGGTTTCTCCCTGGCGCCGCAGGGCCGCCATCACGCCGGCACGCGCAACCAGACGTTGATCCTCGACGCCAACTATCTGGAGCTGTTGTACTTCCCGCCCGAACTGCGCGCGACCTCGCGCTTCAAGCGGTATCCGGATAGCTACGAAGGACCGGTCGCGGTCGCCCTGCAAACCACGGATAGCGCGGCGGTGCAGCGCGAACTCGCCACGGTCGGCATACAGGCCGACGCGCCTGTCGCCGGCGGACGCCCCGTGCACTTGCCGCAAGGCGCCGAGGACGCGGCGTGGCTGAATCTCAATTTCCCCGATGGCGTCTTCGGCGTGCCCGATTACTTCACCTGCGGCCACAAGACCCGCCATCTCGTCTTCCGCCCCGAATGGCAGGACCATGCGAATACGGCGCGGCGCATCGAGGCGCTGATCGCCGTGCACCCGGATCCCGCCAGCCTGCGCGAGCAGTACCGAAAGGCGTTCGGCGATATCTCGATCGGACGCGCCGGCGAGGACGGCTGGCTGCTGCAGCGGGGAACGCTGCGCCTGCAATTCCTCACGCCCGCCGCCTTCTCCGCCCGCTATGCGGGCATCCAGCCGCCGGCGGTCCCGGACCAGGGGTGGCTGGCCGGCTCCGTCATCGGCGTGCGCGACATCGAGGCGACGCGCCAGGTGCTCGCACGCAATGGCGTGTCCACCCATGCCGGCGCGAACGGCGAGATCGTCGTGGATCCGGCGCACGCGGCCGGCACGCTGCAAGTCTTCGCGCAGGAGGCCTGGTCGTGA
- a CDS encoding M14 family metallopeptidase yields the protein MSGGLESWQAFAVDYADGRARFVAQARAAGAALHRYAHPDHKAPDGAELSVDVARLGPADASRTLLLLSGTHGLEGAAGSAAQLAWLATPAAASLPPDTNAVLVHAINPYGWAHQTRTTENNVDLNRNFVDHARPYPANAAYDELHPHLIPDAWTEAGQAAVKEALEAFRARHGDDAAFNALASGQYRHPQGLVYGGRQREWSNLTLERILQDHLGHAEKVAFIDWHTGIGEYGEPFFLCFNADGSEEQAQAVRWWGRDRVLGQRPHGLARPDYQGLVFRGVEAFLPGRKVAGAVIEFGTRGLHMREALRLDQWLRFRAGRDPDDLRDRQLRADLIDAFVPYSGIWRRAVIRHGIAITDQALQGLAAWH from the coding sequence GTGAGCGGCGGCCTGGAAAGCTGGCAAGCCTTCGCCGTGGACTATGCCGACGGCCGCGCGCGCTTCGTCGCGCAGGCGCGGGCCGCCGGCGCCGCCCTGCATCGATACGCGCACCCCGACCATAAAGCGCCCGATGGCGCGGAACTGAGCGTCGACGTGGCCCGTCTCGGACCGGCCGACGCATCCCGTACGCTCCTGTTGCTGAGCGGCACCCATGGCCTGGAAGGCGCCGCGGGCTCGGCGGCCCAACTCGCCTGGCTGGCCACGCCGGCGGCGGCGTCCCTGCCGCCGGACACCAACGCGGTGCTGGTCCATGCCATCAACCCCTATGGCTGGGCCCATCAGACACGCACGACCGAAAACAACGTCGACCTGAACCGCAACTTCGTCGACCACGCCAGGCCCTATCCCGCCAACGCTGCCTACGACGAACTGCATCCGCACCTGATCCCCGATGCGTGGACGGAAGCGGGACAGGCCGCCGTCAAGGAAGCCCTGGAGGCGTTCCGCGCCCGCCATGGCGACGACGCGGCGTTCAATGCCCTCGCCAGCGGCCAGTACCGCCATCCCCAGGGACTGGTCTACGGCGGCCGGCAGCGCGAATGGTCCAACCTGACGCTGGAACGCATCCTCCAGGACCATCTCGGGCATGCCGAAAAAGTCGCCTTCATCGACTGGCACACCGGCATCGGCGAATACGGCGAACCCTTCTTCCTGTGCTTCAACGCCGACGGCAGCGAGGAACAGGCGCAGGCGGTGCGCTGGTGGGGCCGCGACCGCGTGCTGGGCCAACGCCCGCACGGCCTGGCTCGCCCCGACTATCAAGGACTGGTGTTCCGCGGCGTCGAGGCCTTCCTGCCCGGCCGCAAGGTGGCGGGCGCGGTGATCGAATTCGGCACGCGCGGACTGCATATGCGCGAGGCCCTGCGCCTGGACCAATGGCTGCGCTTTCGCGCCGGGCGCGACCCCGACGACTTGCGCGACCGGCAACTGCGCGCCGACCTCATCGACGCCTTCGTGCCCTATTCGGGCATCTGGCGCCGCGCCGTCATCCGTCACGGCATCGCGATCACCGACCAGGCCCTGCAAGGCCTGGCCGCCTGGCATTGA
- a CDS encoding quinone oxidoreductase family protein, which produces MKAIVLHEHGANEKLTLDPNFPDPKPGPDDVVVRVRASSLNYHDVFTRRGMPGIRLDFPIVIGLDVAGEIAEVGAAVKDWKPGDRVLVDPIDRVNGGLVGETIHGGLAERCRVGAHQLIKLPDEVSFAEAAALPVAYGTALRMMEKVGQIQPGEKVLILGASGGVGVCAVQLAKLAGAFVIAAAGSQEKADKLRALGADDVILYTEEDFAKAVHARYGKPARRRSVQGGGVDVVVNFTGGDTWVKSLRCLRLGGRILTCGATAGFDPKEDLRFIWTFELKIFGSNGWEREDLHRLLELVRSGRLKVLIDRQWPLEQGAQALASLEDRKVFGKVLVGA; this is translated from the coding sequence ATGAAAGCCATCGTCCTGCACGAACACGGCGCCAACGAAAAGTTGACGCTGGACCCGAACTTCCCCGATCCCAAGCCCGGCCCCGATGACGTCGTCGTCCGCGTGCGCGCCTCTTCGCTGAACTATCACGACGTCTTCACCCGGCGCGGCATGCCGGGCATACGCCTGGACTTCCCCATCGTCATCGGCCTGGACGTCGCGGGCGAAATCGCCGAGGTCGGCGCCGCGGTCAAGGACTGGAAGCCGGGCGACCGCGTCCTCGTCGACCCCATCGACCGGGTCAACGGCGGCCTCGTCGGCGAGACCATCCACGGCGGCCTGGCCGAACGGTGCCGCGTGGGCGCGCACCAGTTGATCAAGCTGCCGGACGAAGTGAGCTTTGCCGAGGCCGCCGCCCTGCCAGTCGCCTACGGCACGGCGCTACGCATGATGGAGAAAGTCGGCCAGATCCAGCCCGGCGAGAAAGTCCTGATCCTGGGCGCGAGCGGCGGCGTGGGCGTATGCGCGGTCCAGCTCGCGAAGCTGGCGGGCGCGTTCGTCATCGCCGCCGCCGGCTCGCAAGAGAAGGCGGACAAGCTGCGCGCGCTGGGCGCGGACGACGTCATCCTCTATACGGAGGAAGATTTCGCCAAGGCGGTCCATGCGCGCTATGGCAAGCCCGCGCGGCGCCGCAGCGTGCAAGGCGGCGGCGTCGACGTCGTGGTCAATTTCACCGGCGGCGATACCTGGGTGAAGTCGCTGCGCTGCCTGCGCCTGGGCGGCCGGATACTGACCTGCGGGGCCACCGCCGGCTTCGACCCGAAGGAAGACCTGCGCTTCATCTGGACGTTCGAGCTGAAGATCTTCGGTTCGAACGGCTGGGAGCGCGAAGACCTGCACCGGCTGCTGGAACTCGTGCGCAGCGGGCGGCTCAAGGTGCTGATAGACCGGCAATGGCCGCTGGAACAAGGTGCGCAGGCATTGGCGTCGCTGGAAGACCGCAAGGTCTTCGGCAAGGTGCTGGTGGGCGCATGA
- a CDS encoding ABC transporter substrate-binding protein, with the protein MSNKGLSRRDFLIRGAAGAALAASPGWPSAAFAQAAQPRRGGTLVASWGGLEPQALFVPGGGGSSPFQTSTKILERLLKLDEKLVFQPVLAESVTPSADFREYTIVLRKGVKWHDGADFDARDVVFNFQQHWKPISAGIALKALNKVEAADSHTVVIAFDRPTPEFFLKSMLAGQYQLVLPRHLYEGKDIITNPLNNTPVGTGPWKYGQWVRGSHVQYARNENYWRAGRPYVDKLIIRWWADPASRGAALETGELGLAYSNPVPARDIDRLVKTGKVTLDTRGYENSAWTVTVEFNQRRDIVKRRDVRQAILHAIDRQFIVDTIYFGRGKPATSPVFSSNTLFHTEDVPRYDFDPRKAAALLDAAGLPVKDGKRFTVNLLAAAWFEENAKLGQYLKQALEDVGIAVKLDSADRATALKRIYGDYDYDIAVSNFTAPLELVPTVTQFFTTDGIVKGAAFRNATGYSSKEMDDLVGRLAVETDPAARKKLAADFARLASTDVPIVPLVEMQSYTLAGKKVRNFTTGANVQGESLDDVWLDA; encoded by the coding sequence ATGAGCAACAAAGGCCTGTCGCGTCGCGACTTCCTGATTCGAGGCGCCGCCGGCGCGGCGCTCGCGGCCAGCCCTGGCTGGCCGTCCGCGGCTTTCGCGCAGGCGGCGCAACCTCGCCGCGGCGGCACGCTGGTGGCCAGTTGGGGCGGCCTGGAACCCCAGGCGCTGTTCGTCCCCGGCGGCGGCGGCTCCAGCCCCTTCCAGACATCCACCAAGATACTCGAACGCCTGCTGAAGCTGGACGAGAAGCTGGTTTTCCAACCCGTGCTGGCCGAATCCGTCACGCCGTCGGCGGACTTCAGGGAATACACCATCGTCCTGCGCAAGGGCGTGAAGTGGCACGACGGCGCCGATTTCGACGCCCGTGACGTGGTGTTCAACTTCCAGCAGCACTGGAAGCCCATTTCCGCCGGCATCGCCCTGAAGGCCTTGAACAAGGTGGAGGCCGCCGACAGCCACACCGTGGTCATCGCCTTCGACCGGCCGACGCCGGAGTTCTTCCTGAAGTCCATGCTGGCCGGGCAATATCAACTGGTCCTGCCGCGCCATCTGTACGAAGGCAAGGACATCATCACCAATCCTCTGAACAACACCCCGGTGGGCACCGGCCCGTGGAAGTATGGCCAGTGGGTGCGCGGCAGCCATGTGCAATACGCGCGCAACGAGAACTACTGGCGCGCGGGACGTCCCTACGTCGACAAGCTGATCATCCGCTGGTGGGCCGACCCCGCCTCGCGCGGCGCCGCGCTGGAAACCGGCGAACTGGGGCTGGCCTACTCCAACCCCGTGCCTGCCCGCGACATCGACCGCCTCGTCAAGACCGGCAAGGTGACGCTGGACACGCGCGGCTACGAGAACTCCGCCTGGACCGTCACGGTGGAGTTCAACCAGCGGCGCGACATCGTCAAGCGCAGGGACGTGCGGCAAGCCATCCTGCACGCCATCGATCGCCAGTTCATCGTGGACACCATCTACTTCGGCCGCGGCAAGCCGGCCACCTCGCCGGTCTTCAGCAGCAACACGCTGTTCCACACGGAAGACGTGCCACGCTACGACTTCGATCCCCGCAAGGCCGCCGCCCTGCTGGACGCCGCCGGCTTGCCGGTGAAGGACGGCAAGCGCTTCACGGTGAACCTGCTGGCGGCGGCATGGTTCGAGGAAAACGCCAAGCTGGGCCAGTACCTGAAACAGGCGCTGGAAGACGTCGGCATCGCCGTCAAGCTGGATTCCGCCGACCGCGCCACCGCGCTCAAGCGCATCTACGGCGATTACGACTACGACATCGCGGTCTCCAACTTCACCGCGCCGCTGGAACTGGTGCCCACCGTCACGCAGTTCTTCACCACCGACGGCATCGTCAAGGGCGCGGCGTTCCGCAACGCGACGGGTTATTCGAGCAAGGAGATGGACGACCTCGTCGGCCGCCTCGCCGTCGAAACCGACCCCGCGGCGCGCAAGAAACTGGCCGCCGATTTCGCCAGGCTGGCGTCGACCGACGTGCCCATCGTGCCGCTGGTGGAAATGCAGTCCTACACCCTGGCCGGCAAGAAGGTGCGCAACTTCACCACCGGCGCCAACGTGCAGGGCGAATCGCTGGACGACGTCTGGCTGGACGCCTGA
- a CDS encoding ABC transporter permease: MILGLILRRLVQAVPLLLGVVVLNFTLIQMVPGTFLDVMTAEQQVTDPALIDRLRVTYGLDQPPAMQLVKYVASVARLDLGYSYRHNLPVIDVILAHLPATLLLMLAALAIAVVVGTAAGIVSAMKVNTWWDTAVSVFAVLCFAAPSFWLGIMSIILFSVKLGWFPVGGMVTIGLDEGFWTQAWDILHHLTLPALTLGLFYSANYARVMRASMLEVSRMDHVRTAYAKGLKRGAVVLRHVARNALLPVVTLFGLQLGAVMGGSIVVEAVFSWPGIGGVLFDSVMSRNYPVVLGILVLSSAVVILANILVDILYARLDPRIKAR; the protein is encoded by the coding sequence ATGATCCTCGGTCTCATCCTGCGCCGCCTGGTCCAGGCCGTCCCGCTGCTGCTGGGCGTGGTGGTCCTGAACTTCACCCTGATCCAGATGGTGCCCGGCACCTTCCTCGACGTGATGACCGCCGAGCAGCAGGTCACCGATCCGGCGCTCATCGACCGGCTGCGCGTGACCTATGGCCTGGACCAGCCGCCGGCGATGCAACTGGTCAAGTACGTCGCGTCGGTGGCGCGCCTGGATCTCGGCTATTCCTACCGCCACAACCTGCCCGTGATCGACGTCATCCTGGCACACCTGCCGGCCACCCTGCTGCTGATGCTGGCGGCGCTGGCCATCGCCGTGGTGGTGGGCACGGCGGCGGGCATCGTCTCGGCGATGAAGGTGAACACCTGGTGGGACACCGCGGTCTCGGTCTTCGCGGTGCTGTGCTTCGCCGCGCCCAGCTTCTGGCTGGGCATCATGTCCATCATCCTGTTTTCCGTGAAGCTGGGCTGGTTCCCGGTCGGCGGCATGGTCACCATCGGCCTGGACGAAGGCTTCTGGACGCAGGCATGGGACATCCTCCATCACCTGACGCTGCCGGCGCTGACCCTGGGGCTGTTCTACAGCGCCAATTACGCGCGCGTCATGCGCGCCTCGATGCTGGAGGTCAGCCGCATGGACCACGTGCGGACGGCATACGCGAAAGGCCTCAAGCGCGGCGCCGTGGTGCTGCGGCACGTCGCGCGCAATGCCCTGCTGCCGGTGGTGACCTTGTTCGGCCTGCAATTGGGCGCCGTCATGGGCGGCAGCATCGTGGTCGAGGCCGTCTTCAGTTGGCCGGGCATCGGCGGCGTGCTGTTCGACAGCGTCATGAGCCGCAACTACCCCGTCGTGCTGGGCATCCTGGTCCTCAGCTCGGCGGTGGTGATCCTGGCCAATATTCTCGTCGATATCCTGTATGCGCGGCTCGACCCGCGCATCAAGGCGCGCTGA
- a CDS encoding ABC transporter permease, translated as MNRTVTLPPAHVPRRRRAAPFLSRFARNRGALAGAILLLIVLALALCAGLLYPGDPLRIVAAPETWPFSSWRYPLGTDAMGRDIAAMIAHGARATLLIGLVAAATATAIGVTVGAAAAWIGGWTEEALMRLTELFQIIPNVVFVLTIVSVLGPHIGNITLAVGLVSWPPIARLTRAEFLSFKEREFVQACRAVGLSPLRIVFGEILPNALPPVIVMASLVVAGAILYESVVSFLGLGDPNVASWGRMVGEGRSLIRSSWYLCAVPGVAIMLVVLALNLVGDGLNDALNPKLRKR; from the coding sequence ATGAATCGCACCGTCACCCTGCCGCCGGCGCACGTCCCGCGCCGCCGCCGCGCGGCCCCCTTCCTTTCCCGCTTCGCCCGCAACCGCGGCGCGCTGGCCGGCGCCATACTGCTGCTGATCGTGCTGGCGCTGGCGCTGTGCGCCGGCCTGCTGTATCCGGGCGACCCGCTGCGCATCGTGGCGGCACCCGAGACGTGGCCTTTTTCCTCATGGCGCTATCCCCTGGGCACCGACGCGATGGGCCGCGACATCGCGGCGATGATCGCGCACGGCGCGCGCGCCACCCTGCTGATCGGGCTGGTCGCGGCCGCCACGGCGACCGCCATCGGCGTGACGGTCGGCGCGGCCGCCGCATGGATCGGCGGCTGGACGGAAGAAGCGCTCATGCGGCTGACCGAGCTGTTCCAGATCATCCCCAACGTCGTCTTCGTGCTGACCATCGTATCCGTGCTGGGCCCGCATATCGGCAACATCACGCTGGCGGTCGGCCTGGTGTCCTGGCCGCCCATCGCCCGCCTGACCCGCGCCGAGTTCCTCTCCTTCAAGGAGCGCGAATTCGTCCAGGCCTGCCGCGCCGTGGGCCTGAGCCCCCTGCGCATCGTGTTCGGGGAAATCCTGCCCAACGCGCTGCCGCCGGTCATCGTCATGGCGTCGCTGGTGGTCGCCGGCGCCATCCTCTACGAATCCGTCGTGTCCTTCCTCGGCCTGGGAGATCCCAACGTCGCCAGTTGGGGGCGCATGGTGGGCGAAGGCCGCAGCCTGATCCGCTCTTCCTGGTATCTGTGCGCGGTGCCCGGCGTGGCCATCATGCTGGTCGTGCTGGCGCTGAACCTGGTCGGCGACGGCTTGAACGACGCCTTGAACCCGAAGCTGCGCAAGCGCTGA
- a CDS encoding class I adenylate-forming enzyme family protein: MADSLYNLGDLNDPALPLDIPAIADLRNGEPPRTYSHAEARALAGGVARWLQGQGLPRGARVAIASLNRAEYLISYFGIMRGGYVAVPINIKQPRETLDYVLRDAGIALAFTDGPRREAFAASVPVVDFDDDGPDGFAARIAPADFASVRPAADEVGQMLYTSGSTGKPKGVPLTHAGQLWALRATSQPRPPEQQRFLLAQPLFHMNGLFMAKRAFAMHALLVILPAFDVDAYVDALERYRISILTAVPTMFARIVKDPARLRGRDFSALKRVMLGSAPMTRDLLRRIRDAFPGTQFSHGYGTTEAGPAVFGPHPDGIPTPDLALGYPLDPAQVRLADGPNADEGVLLMRNPAVLSGYHNLPEKSAQVLKDGWYDSGDVMRRDENGFFYFVGRADDMFVCSGENIYPVEVEKLLERHPDVSQASVVPLPDEERAHVPVAFVVRRAGSELDADALKRFALAHGPAYQHPRRFHFLPELPWAGTNKVDRNALARLARELEATQAWNRNEKEVSA; this comes from the coding sequence ATGGCTGACTCCCTCTACAACCTCGGCGACCTGAACGACCCCGCCCTGCCCCTGGACATTCCCGCCATCGCCGACCTGCGCAACGGCGAGCCGCCCCGCACCTACAGCCACGCCGAAGCGCGCGCCCTGGCGGGCGGCGTCGCGCGGTGGCTGCAAGGCCAGGGACTGCCGCGCGGCGCCCGCGTGGCCATCGCCTCGCTGAACCGGGCGGAATACCTGATCAGCTACTTCGGCATCATGCGCGGCGGCTATGTGGCGGTGCCCATCAACATCAAGCAGCCGCGGGAGACCTTGGACTACGTCCTGCGGGACGCCGGCATCGCCCTGGCCTTTACGGACGGACCGCGCCGCGAGGCCTTCGCCGCCAGCGTGCCCGTGGTGGATTTCGACGACGACGGCCCCGACGGCTTCGCCGCGCGCATCGCGCCCGCGGATTTCGCAAGCGTGCGGCCCGCCGCCGACGAGGTCGGCCAGATGCTGTACACCTCTGGATCGACCGGCAAGCCCAAGGGCGTCCCGCTGACGCATGCCGGCCAGCTATGGGCCCTGCGGGCCACGTCGCAGCCGCGCCCGCCGGAACAACAGCGCTTCCTGCTGGCCCAGCCGCTGTTCCACATGAACGGCCTGTTCATGGCGAAGCGCGCGTTCGCCATGCACGCCCTCCTCGTCATCCTGCCCGCTTTCGACGTCGACGCCTACGTCGATGCGCTGGAGCGCTACCGCATCAGCATCCTGACCGCCGTGCCGACCATGTTCGCCCGCATCGTCAAGGACCCCGCGCGCCTGCGGGGCCGGGATTTTTCCGCCCTCAAGCGCGTGATGCTGGGGTCGGCGCCCATGACGCGGGATCTCCTGCGGCGCATCCGCGACGCCTTTCCCGGCACGCAGTTCAGCCACGGGTACGGCACCACCGAGGCGGGCCCCGCCGTCTTCGGCCCGCACCCCGACGGGATTCCCACGCCTGACCTGGCGCTCGGCTATCCGCTCGATCCCGCACAGGTGCGCCTGGCGGACGGTCCCAACGCGGACGAAGGCGTGCTGCTGATGCGCAATCCCGCCGTGCTGTCGGGCTATCACAACCTGCCGGAGAAAAGCGCGCAGGTGTTGAAGGACGGCTGGTACGACAGCGGCGACGTCATGCGGCGCGACGAGAACGGTTTCTTCTACTTCGTCGGGCGGGCCGACGACATGTTCGTCTGCTCGGGCGAGAACATCTATCCGGTGGAGGTGGAAAAACTGCTGGAGCGCCATCCCGATGTCAGCCAGGCCAGCGTCGTGCCCCTGCCGGACGAGGAACGCGCCCACGTCCCCGTGGCCTTCGTGGTGCGCCGCGCCGGCAGCGAGCTGGACGCGGACGCGCTCAAGCGGTTCGCCCTTGCGCATGGGCCGGCCTATCAACACCCCCGCCGTTTCCACTTCCTGCCGGAACTGCCCTGGGCCGGGACGAACAAGGTGGACCGCAATGCCCTGGCGCGCCTGGCGCGCGAACTCGAGGCCACGCAGGCCTGGAACCGCAATGAAAAGGAGGTCTCCGCATGA
- a CDS encoding SDR family oxidoreductase, translated as MSRFELTGKIALVTGASRGIGRAIAAALAEQGARVVIHYKQAGAAAESLAAEIRERGGQAWTVAADLAAADGYDVLATGLASILRDAGADALDILVNNAGVGLRARIADVKPEDFDRVLQVNLKTPFFLIQKLLPVLRDGGRIVNISSMGTRAAYPEMSVYAPAKAGLEALTLLLAADLGARGITVNAVLPGATATDLNTRARDPETAKAIARTVALGRVGQPGDIADIVAFLASDAGRWVTGQRIDATGGQRL; from the coding sequence ATGAGCCGATTCGAATTGACCGGAAAGATCGCCCTCGTCACGGGCGCCAGCCGCGGCATCGGCCGCGCCATCGCGGCGGCGCTGGCCGAACAGGGCGCGCGTGTCGTCATCCACTACAAGCAGGCCGGCGCCGCGGCCGAATCGCTGGCCGCGGAGATCCGCGAGCGCGGGGGCCAGGCCTGGACCGTGGCCGCGGACCTTGCCGCGGCGGACGGATACGACGTGCTGGCGACGGGCCTGGCTTCCATCCTGCGCGACGCCGGCGCCGACGCCTTGGACATCCTGGTGAACAACGCCGGCGTGGGCCTGCGCGCCCGCATCGCGGACGTGAAACCGGAGGACTTCGACCGGGTCCTGCAGGTGAACCTGAAGACGCCCTTCTTCCTGATCCAGAAACTGCTGCCCGTGCTGCGCGACGGCGGCCGCATCGTCAATATCTCCTCGATGGGCACCCGGGCCGCCTATCCCGAGATGAGCGTGTATGCGCCGGCCAAGGCGGGCCTGGAAGCCTTGACGCTGCTGCTGGCGGCGGATCTCGGCGCGCGCGGCATCACCGTCAATGCCGTGCTGCCCGGCGCCACCGCCACCGACCTCAACACGCGGGCGCGCGACCCCGAAACGGCCAAGGCCATCGCGCGGACCGTCGCCCTGGGCCGCGTGGGCCAGCCCGGCGACATCGCCGACATCGTGGCCTTCCTGGCCAGCGACGCCGGACGCTGGGTGACCGGCCAGCGCATCGACGCCACCGGCGGCCAGCGCCTCTGA
- a CDS encoding ABC transporter ATP-binding protein, whose amino-acid sequence MTALLSIRNLTVALPAGADRPHALADVDLEVRAGEILCVVGESGSGKSMTAGAIMGLLPEGVQACGGRIVWEGEDLLAAGPERLRRLRGKEIGMIFQEPMTALNPLRTIGDQIAEVFRAHTALRRGEIQARTLALLESVHIPDPAAAARAYPHELSGGQRQRAMIAMALALEPRLLIADEPTTALDVTTQAQILHLIHDLQRRKGTAVLFITHDFGVVAEIADRVAVMRQGRLVEMGAADAVLNHPADGYTRALIAAVPPLQPATREQAGNPPAALAIAGLSKTYGKRHWLKRHARVTHAVKNVSLTLPAGRTLGIVGESGSGKSTLARNVLGLLTPDAGEMQVYGETVNLKHAADRRRHAARVQMVFQDPYGSLNPRHRVGDIVTQGPLAHGVPRRQAWDKARELFELVGLGADALDRYPHEFSGGQRQRIGLARALAMEPRILVADEPVSALDVSVQAQVLALLARLQARLNLSILFITHDLRVAAQVCDRIAVMKAGEIVEQGDSARIFRAPSHPYTRALLAAVPGRLWTPQGNAQQVA is encoded by the coding sequence ATGACCGCCCTGCTTTCCATCCGCAATCTCACCGTCGCGCTGCCTGCCGGCGCCGACCGCCCACACGCGCTCGCCGACGTCGACCTGGAGGTGCGCGCGGGCGAGATCCTTTGCGTGGTGGGCGAAAGCGGCTCCGGCAAATCGATGACCGCCGGCGCCATCATGGGCTTGCTGCCCGAAGGCGTACAGGCCTGCGGCGGACGCATCGTCTGGGAAGGCGAGGACTTGCTGGCGGCAGGCCCGGAGCGTCTGCGCCGGCTGCGCGGCAAGGAAATCGGCATGATCTTCCAGGAGCCGATGACCGCGCTCAACCCCTTGCGCACCATCGGCGACCAGATCGCGGAGGTGTTCCGCGCCCACACCGCGTTGCGGCGCGGGGAAATCCAGGCGCGCACCCTGGCGCTGCTGGAATCGGTGCACATTCCCGATCCCGCCGCGGCCGCGCGCGCCTATCCCCACGAATTGTCGGGCGGCCAGCGGCAGCGCGCCATGATCGCCATGGCGCTGGCCCTCGAACCCAGGCTGCTGATCGCGGACGAGCCGACCACGGCGCTGGACGTGACGACACAGGCGCAGATCCTGCACCTGATCCACGACCTGCAACGGCGCAAGGGAACGGCGGTGCTGTTCATCACGCACGACTTCGGCGTGGTCGCGGAGATCGCCGACCGGGTGGCCGTCATGCGGCAAGGCAGGCTGGTGGAAATGGGCGCCGCCGACGCCGTCCTGAACCATCCGGCCGACGGCTATACGCGCGCGCTCATCGCCGCGGTGCCGCCGCTGCAACCCGCCACGCGCGAGCAGGCCGGCAACCCGCCGGCCGCGCTGGCGATCGCGGGCTTGTCCAAGACCTATGGCAAGCGCCACTGGCTCAAGCGCCATGCGCGCGTGACGCACGCGGTGAAGAACGTGTCGCTGACCTTGCCCGCGGGCCGCACCCTGGGCATCGTGGGCGAAAGCGGGTCCGGCAAGTCGACCCTGGCCCGCAACGTGCTGGGGCTCCTGACGCCGGACGCGGGCGAGATGCAGGTCTACGGCGAGACCGTGAACCTGAAGCATGCCGCCGATCGCCGCCGTCACGCGGCGCGGGTGCAGATGGTCTTCCAGGATCCGTATGGATCGCTCAACCCCCGCCATCGGGTGGGCGACATCGTCACGCAGGGCCCGCTCGCGCATGGCGTGCCGCGCCGGCAGGCCTGGGACAAGGCGCGCGAGCTGTTCGAGCTGGTGGGGCTGGGCGCCGACGCCCTCGACCGTTATCCGCACGAGTTCTCCGGCGGCCAGCGGCAGCGCATCGGCCTGGCGCGGGCGCTGGCGATGGAGCCGAGGATACTGGTCGCCGACGAACCGGTGTCGGCACTGGACGTCTCGGTGCAAGCCCAGGTCCTGGCGCTGCTGGCCCGCCTGCAGGCGCGGCTGAATCTTTCCATCCTGTTCATCACCCACGACCTGCGCGTGGCCGCGCAAGTCTGCGACCGGATCGCCGTCATGAAAGCGGGAGAAATCGTCGAACAGGGCGACAGCGCGCGCATCTTCCGCGCCCCCAGCCATCCCTATACCCGGGCGCTGCTGGCGGCCGTGCCGGGCCGCCTGTGGACGCCGCAAGGCAACGCGCAGCAGGTGGCCTGA